The Bacteroidota bacterium genome window below encodes:
- a CDS encoding nucleoside deaminase, whose product MNAEFMWEAIRLSIQNIRDGIGGPFACVIVKDGKIVARGTNSVTSTNDPTAHAEIVAIRNACKELKTFQLTGCEIYTSCEPCPMCLGAIYWARPDKIYFANGRGDAAKIGFDDEFLYEELPKKISNRKIPTAQLMREEALAAFREWEQKHDKIQY is encoded by the coding sequence ATGAACGCAGAATTTATGTGGGAAGCTATTCGGCTTTCAATTCAAAATATTCGCGATGGAATCGGCGGACCGTTTGCGTGTGTGATTGTGAAAGATGGAAAAATCGTTGCACGGGGAACAAATAGTGTTACGTCTACAAATGATCCGACGGCGCACGCAGAGATTGTTGCTATCCGCAATGCATGTAAAGAATTAAAGACGTTCCAACTGACCGGGTGTGAAATCTACACGTCATGCGAACCGTGTCCAATGTGTCTCGGTGCCATCTATTGGGCGAGGCCAGATAAAATTTACTTTGCGAATGGAAGAGGCGATGCGGCAAAGATCGGTTTTGATGATGAATTCCTCTATGAAGAACTTCCCAAAAAAATCTCCAATCGAAAAATTCCAACCGCACAATTAATGCGCGAGGAAGCGCTTGCCGCATTTCGGGAATGGGAGCAAAAGCACGATAAAATCCAATATTAA
- a CDS encoding TRAP transporter small permease: MKPILLIDKWLEKISGWLLVSLLGVMIVMAFGQVILRNFFESSIEWGDIFLRHLVLWVGYFGAVIATGEGRHLRIEFVSKMVPEKPRKVFFVITSIFAGIICYLLMQASISFVQLEMESQSTLILDLPSWYFIIIIPIGYAMLSFRFVVRALNWSVEMIKGNWNTEEAKH; this comes from the coding sequence ATGAAACCAATACTTCTCATAGATAAATGGCTTGAAAAAATTTCCGGCTGGTTGCTCGTCAGTTTGCTCGGAGTTATGATTGTTATGGCATTTGGCCAAGTGATTCTGAGAAATTTTTTTGAATCGAGCATTGAGTGGGGAGATATTTTCCTTCGCCACCTTGTGTTGTGGGTTGGATATTTCGGTGCCGTTATTGCTACCGGTGAGGGGAGACATTTGCGGATTGAATTTGTAAGCAAAATGGTGCCAGAAAAACCACGGAAGGTATTTTTTGTGATCACCAGCATTTTTGCAGGGATCATCTGTTATTTATTGATGCAGGCATCGATTTCGTTCGTTCAACTCGAAATGGAATCGCAATCAACTCTTATTCTTGACCTTCCTAGTTGGTATTTTATTATTATTATTCCGATTGGTTATGCGATGCTGTCGTTTCGCTTTGTTGTCCGCGCGTTGAATTGGAGTGTTGAAATGATCAAAGGGAATTGGAATACTGAGGAGGCGAAGCACTAA
- a CDS encoding 4-oxalocrotonate tautomerase family protein produces the protein MPYVNVKITKDGVTVSQKAQVVKEITETLQRVLGKKPEHIHIVIDEVETDNWGFAGKLTTELRKKGT, from the coding sequence ATGCCATACGTTAATGTTAAAATAACAAAAGACGGAGTGACCGTTTCTCAGAAAGCCCAGGTGGTGAAAGAGATTACTGAAACCCTGCAGCGTGTTTTAGGAAAGAAGCCTGAACATATTCATATCGTTATCGATGAAGTAGAGACTGATAATTGGGGATTCGCAGGGAAGTTGACAACAGAACTGCGAAAGAAAGGGACATAG
- a CDS encoding efflux RND transporter permease subunit, translating into MTITELAIKRPSIIVVIFAVLSVLGIFSFTQLNYELLPKITPPVITISTIYPGASPYEVENNVTKLIEDAVSGIDKIDAVRATSFEGISFVFVEFKQSAKIDIVLQDAQRKVNQITAQLPNGAKAPTLSKIALDETPVLRIGVTSQMPARDFFQFFKDRVQPRISKIPGVGQVVISGGEQREIKVNLDAAKLRSYNLSLLQVSQVIKNANMDFPTGKIKDIDGQYIVRVAGKFNSVEDMKSLVVGKSRQGGDIHLDDVAEVQDGVKDMDQTNRVNGATSLGLQILKQSDANAVAVSKVVRQELEKIQNDYKDEGITFDIAQDSSLFTIEAANAVGVDLLLAIGMVALVMLLFLHSVRNSFIVLVAIPASLVSTFVAMYALGFSLNLMTLLGLSLVIGILVDDSIVVLENIYHHLEKGEEQRAASLRGRNEIGFAALSITLVDVVVFFPLSVVGGLIGNIMREFSLVIVAATLMSLFVSFTVTPLLASRFAKLERLTNKTLMGKFALGFEKLYHRFQEHYLRMLRWSLTHKKWVAFGTVLLLIGSFSLVFMGLIGFEFIAQSDRGEFGVTIELQPGATVEQTNQASLEVERILSTMPEIQKVFTTVGISQDGFIGIASNNITQLNVALVPKNKRVKSTIQVGEEIKERVREIPGLKVFVSPIGIFGVADQAPIQIAVNGTNMKTVQETADRVKEILGNIKGAEDVRLSSESGKPELQIDIDRAKLAQFGLSIAEVGQTLRIALAGDDQSKFRDGNTEYDIRIQLDEFNRSRTGDVGSLTFMNMRGQQIELNQFANIYSSAGPTKLQRQDRINVVYVNAQTVGRPSGTIVQDFRKELAKIELPKSIGIVYLGNEKNQQEGFGSMGMAMLAGIIFIYLIMVALYDSYVYPFVVLFSIPVAMVGVFIAMAAAGKALSIFSMLGIIMLFGLVAKNAILIVDRTNQMRTEKGMNVFDALMEAGQSRLRPILMTTLTMVFGMLPIAMSKAAGSEWKTGLAWALVGGLTSSMFLTLLLVPAVYMKVDEWKNRIPAFFKRPSGMFGRFKKNGSNGNGIAVHTNGHLEVTSTNN; encoded by the coding sequence ATGACAATTACAGAATTAGCAATTAAACGTCCCTCCATCATCGTCGTGATCTTCGCCGTGTTGAGTGTTCTTGGGATTTTCAGTTTCACACAATTAAATTACGAACTTCTGCCGAAGATTACTCCGCCGGTGATTACCATCAGCACCATTTATCCAGGAGCATCGCCGTACGAAGTTGAAAACAATGTAACGAAATTGATCGAAGATGCCGTTTCCGGGATTGATAAGATTGATGCCGTACGTGCAACCTCGTTCGAGGGAATCTCCTTTGTGTTCGTCGAATTCAAACAAAGTGCAAAGATAGACATCGTCCTGCAGGATGCTCAACGAAAGGTCAACCAGATTACGGCGCAACTGCCCAATGGAGCAAAAGCACCAACACTCTCGAAGATCGCTTTGGATGAAACACCTGTCCTCCGTATCGGTGTAACAAGCCAGATGCCTGCAAGGGATTTCTTCCAATTCTTCAAAGACCGTGTGCAACCGAGAATTTCGAAAATTCCGGGAGTGGGGCAGGTTGTCATCAGCGGCGGTGAACAACGCGAAATTAAAGTGAATTTGGATGCAGCGAAACTTCGGTCGTATAATCTTTCGTTGCTTCAAGTTTCCCAGGTAATAAAAAATGCCAATATGGACTTTCCCACCGGTAAGATTAAAGATATTGATGGTCAGTACATCGTCCGTGTTGCGGGAAAATTCAATTCTGTCGAAGACATGAAGAGTCTCGTCGTCGGCAAATCACGACAGGGTGGTGATATCCATCTTGATGATGTTGCCGAAGTGCAAGACGGCGTAAAAGATATGGATCAGACTAATCGCGTGAATGGTGCTACGTCTCTTGGATTGCAAATATTGAAACAGTCCGATGCGAATGCGGTTGCTGTTAGTAAAGTCGTGCGACAAGAGTTGGAAAAAATTCAAAACGATTATAAGGATGAGGGCATTACATTTGATATAGCACAAGACAGCTCTCTGTTCACCATTGAAGCGGCAAATGCCGTCGGCGTAGACCTGTTGCTTGCTATTGGAATGGTTGCTTTGGTGATGTTGTTGTTTCTCCATAGTGTTCGCAATTCTTTTATTGTATTGGTTGCAATTCCTGCTTCGCTGGTCTCAACATTTGTGGCAATGTACGCTCTTGGATTCTCACTCAATCTTATGACACTGCTTGGATTATCCTTGGTGATCGGTATTCTTGTTGATGACTCCATTGTCGTCCTGGAAAATATCTATCATCATCTGGAAAAGGGTGAAGAACAGCGGGCAGCATCGTTACGAGGACGAAATGAGATCGGATTTGCTGCATTATCCATTACTCTTGTCGACGTTGTCGTATTCTTTCCGCTTTCAGTTGTCGGCGGTTTGATCGGAAATATCATGCGTGAATTCTCTCTTGTGATTGTTGCTGCAACGTTAATGAGTTTGTTCGTTTCATTTACGGTGACACCCCTTCTTGCATCGCGATTTGCAAAGTTAGAACGATTAACCAATAAAACATTGATGGGAAAATTTGCCCTTGGTTTTGAGAAACTGTATCATCGTTTCCAAGAACACTATCTTCGAATGTTGCGATGGAGTTTAACGCATAAGAAATGGGTCGCATTCGGCACGGTGCTCTTGTTGATTGGTTCGTTCTCTCTCGTCTTCATGGGATTAATTGGATTTGAATTCATTGCGCAATCGGATCGTGGTGAGTTTGGTGTCACCATCGAACTTCAGCCCGGCGCAACGGTTGAACAGACGAACCAGGCGTCATTAGAAGTGGAGCGAATTCTTTCCACAATGCCTGAAATTCAAAAGGTGTTTACAACCGTCGGAATATCACAGGATGGTTTCATCGGTATTGCCAGCAATAATATCACTCAACTAAACGTGGCGCTTGTTCCAAAGAATAAACGCGTAAAATCAACCATCCAGGTTGGCGAAGAGATTAAAGAACGAGTCCGTGAAATTCCCGGATTGAAAGTGTTCGTCTCTCCCATCGGCATTTTTGGTGTGGCAGACCAAGCACCAATTCAGATTGCCGTGAATGGAACGAATATGAAAACCGTGCAGGAAACGGCAGATCGTGTAAAAGAAATTCTTGGCAATATTAAAGGAGCGGAAGATGTTCGACTATCATCAGAATCTGGAAAGCCGGAATTACAAATTGATATCGATCGGGCAAAACTTGCTCAGTTCGGTCTCTCCATCGCGGAAGTGGGACAAACGCTCCGCATAGCATTGGCGGGAGATGATCAGTCAAAATTTCGCGATGGCAACACTGAATATGATATCCGCATACAATTGGATGAATTCAATCGATCGCGCACTGGCGATGTGGGATCTTTAACATTCATGAACATGCGCGGACAACAGATTGAGTTAAATCAATTTGCCAATATTTACTCATCGGCAGGACCAACAAAATTACAGCGGCAGGATCGCATTAATGTTGTCTATGTCAACGCTCAAACTGTTGGACGTCCTTCCGGAACGATTGTTCAGGACTTCCGAAAAGAATTGGCAAAAATTGAACTGCCAAAATCGATCGGCATTGTGTACCTCGGTAACGAAAAAAATCAGCAAGAAGGTTTCGGCAGTATGGGAATGGCGATGTTAGCGGGAATCATTTTCATTTATTTGATCATGGTCGCATTATATGATTCATATGTGTATCCCTTTGTTGTTTTGTTCTCCATCCCTGTAGCGATGGTTGGTGTATTCATTGCAATGGCGGCGGCAGGAAAAGCACTTTCAATTTTTTCAATGCTTGGCATCATCATGTTGTTCGGTCTTGTCGCAAAAAATGCTATCCTGATTGTCGATAGAACAAATCAGATGCGCACTGAAAAAGGGATGAATGTCTTTGATGCGTTGATGGAAGCAGGACAATCTCGTCTCCGTCCGATTTTGATGACAACATTAACAATGGTGTTTGGTATGCTGCCCATTGCAATGTCCAAAGCGGCTGGTAGCGAATGGAAAACAGGCCTTGCCTGGGCGCTTGTCGGTGGATTAACAAGCTCTATGTTTTTAACTCTTCTTCTTGTTCCTGCGGTGTATATGAAAGTGGATGAATGGAAGAACAGAATTCCTGCATTCTTTAAACGTCCTTCCGGAATGTTTGGGCGTTTCAAGAAAAATGGTTCGAATGGAAATGGAATTGCAGTGCATACAAACGGACACTTGGAAGTAACTTCGACAAACAATTAG
- the radA gene encoding DNA repair protein RadA: MSKQSSKYVCQSCGYVSARWTGKCPNCNEWNTFVEEAPTPLKLVRKSGGIASKIAPVPLHEVDSIADVRFVSGMAEFDRVLGGGIVTGSVILLGGDPGIGKSTLMMQVALHLKDKVVLYITGEESPKQVKLRAERLGKATNNFQLLAETNLETIIDVIERALPDLVIVDSIQTLFNPNLESAPGSVGQVRESTGMLTRIAKAKNIPIILIGHVTKEGAIAGPRVIEHMVDAVLQFEGEKHYAYRILRGIKNRFGSTNEIGIFEMHDTGLREVLNPSEIFLSERSYGSSGAAIVASLEGTRPILIEVQALVSTSNYGMPQRTSTGFDLRRLQMLLAVLDKRVGINTGAHDVFVNVAGGIRIDEPAADLGIATAIVSSLRDIPVDSQTVAIGEIGLGGEIRTIAHCDKRVQESAKLGFKTIIVPTTNAKKMKSSKDISIIGVETIQEAIKQLVG; the protein is encoded by the coding sequence ATGTCAAAACAATCGTCAAAATATGTCTGTCAATCTTGCGGTTACGTTTCAGCCCGTTGGACTGGTAAATGCCCAAATTGCAATGAATGGAACACATTTGTTGAAGAAGCTCCGACTCCGTTAAAACTTGTCCGCAAAAGCGGGGGCATCGCATCTAAAATTGCACCAGTTCCTCTTCATGAGGTGGATAGCATTGCAGACGTCCGTTTTGTTTCAGGTATGGCGGAGTTCGATCGTGTGCTTGGAGGAGGAATTGTTACCGGCAGCGTCATTCTTCTTGGCGGTGATCCAGGAATCGGAAAATCGACTTTGATGATGCAGGTTGCACTTCATTTGAAAGATAAAGTAGTTCTCTACATTACCGGGGAAGAATCTCCTAAACAAGTAAAACTTCGAGCAGAACGGTTGGGAAAAGCCACAAACAATTTTCAACTTCTTGCTGAAACGAATCTTGAGACAATCATCGATGTGATTGAACGGGCTTTGCCGGATTTGGTGATTGTTGATTCAATCCAGACATTATTTAATCCCAATCTAGAAAGTGCTCCCGGAAGTGTTGGTCAGGTGCGCGAATCAACAGGAATGCTGACGCGAATAGCAAAAGCGAAGAATATCCCAATTATTCTGATTGGGCATGTGACGAAAGAAGGTGCAATTGCCGGTCCGCGGGTGATTGAACATATGGTGGATGCCGTTCTGCAATTTGAAGGGGAGAAGCATTACGCTTATAGAATATTGAGAGGAATAAAAAATCGTTTCGGGTCAACGAATGAGATTGGCATCTTTGAGATGCATGATACCGGTTTGCGGGAAGTATTGAATCCCTCGGAAATATTTCTTTCTGAGAGAAGTTATGGATCAAGCGGTGCGGCCATCGTCGCAAGTCTGGAAGGAACGCGACCGATCTTAATTGAAGTACAAGCGCTGGTTTCCACAAGTAATTATGGTATGCCTCAACGAACGTCGACAGGATTTGATCTGAGGCGTTTGCAGATGTTATTGGCAGTGTTGGATAAACGAGTGGGAATCAATACTGGTGCGCATGATGTGTTTGTTAATGTTGCGGGAGGAATTCGAATTGACGAACCGGCAGCCGATCTGGGAATAGCTACTGCGATTGTATCGTCGCTCCGTGACATTCCTGTTGATTCGCAGACCGTTGCTATTGGAGAAATTGGATTAGGAGGAGAAATTCGGACCATTGCGCATTGTGACAAACGTGTTCAAGAATCGGCAAAACTTGGATTCAAAACAATCATTGTTCCGACAACGAATGCAAAGAAAATGAAATCGTCAAAAGATATTTCCATCATTGGGGTGGAGACAATTCAAGAAGCGATTAAACAGTTGGTCGGATAA
- a CDS encoding efflux RND transporter periplasmic adaptor subunit — protein sequence MTKYRILSISIVILGVSLGFMMNSQPGDGQQATSQSGSNIATSYSVSVVTASKRNLSSTFSLMGTIAANNDVTIISETQGRVVKVNAQVGDFKSAGSVLVEVDSELKEANYKTAQMLYEKAKKDLERFESLYKDSSISESQIEQARWSFQNAEAQYIIAKRQLKDTKITTPISGIITARYVDVGSTVMGAPQSTVIGNVVDISKLKVKINVAEKDVFKLTVGDNVEVTTDIYPEAVFAGRIATISSKGDDAHTYPVEVRIDNSSKHPLKAGMFGRVNFTSKSVQENIIIPREAIVGSVKDAKVYVVEKNVVKLRAVKVGAEFGTNVEVTSGIKEGEVVVVNGKNNLKENASVVVRK from the coding sequence ATGACAAAGTATCGAATTTTATCAATCTCTATAGTAATCTTGGGCGTTTCACTTGGTTTTATGATGAACAGTCAGCCTGGCGACGGACAACAAGCAACTTCCCAATCCGGAAGCAACATTGCTACATCGTACTCCGTTTCCGTTGTAACGGCAAGTAAACGAAATCTTTCAAGCACATTTTCGTTAATGGGCACCATTGCAGCAAATAATGATGTCACCATCATTTCTGAAACGCAGGGACGAGTGGTGAAGGTAAATGCTCAGGTGGGAGACTTTAAATCCGCCGGTTCAGTTCTTGTTGAGGTGGATTCAGAATTAAAAGAAGCAAACTATAAGACAGCGCAAATGTTATACGAAAAAGCAAAAAAAGATCTTGAACGGTTTGAATCACTCTATAAAGACAGTTCTATTTCCGAATCACAAATTGAGCAGGCTCGATGGAGTTTCCAAAACGCCGAAGCTCAGTATATCATTGCAAAGCGTCAATTAAAAGATACGAAGATCACTACGCCGATCTCCGGAATTATCACCGCCCGCTACGTGGATGTTGGATCAACAGTAATGGGTGCGCCGCAATCGACGGTGATTGGAAATGTAGTGGATATTTCAAAACTGAAGGTGAAAATCAACGTTGCGGAAAAAGATGTCTTCAAATTAACTGTTGGCGATAATGTCGAAGTGACAACGGATATTTATCCGGAAGCAGTTTTTGCCGGACGAATTGCAACGATCTCCTCAAAGGGAGATGATGCGCACACCTATCCCGTTGAAGTCCGCATTGACAATAGTTCAAAACACCCTTTAAAGGCAGGGATGTTCGGACGGGTAAACTTTACCTCAAAATCTGTTCAAGAAAATATCATCATTCCTCGCGAAGCGATTGTTGGAAGCGTAAAAGATGCAAAAGTATATGTTGTTGAAAAGAACGTAGTAAAACTACGCGCAGTAAAAGTTGGTGCAGAATTTGGAACAAATGTCGAAGTCACATCGGGTATCAAAGAAGGCGAAGTTGTTGTGGTCAATGGAAAAAATAATTTGAAAGAGAATGCTTCTGTTGTGGTTCGCAAATAA
- the rdgB gene encoding RdgB/HAM1 family non-canonical purine NTP pyrophosphatase gives MKKILLATNNLHKVEEIKHFFASLPLEVHSLIDIPNGPKTIEDESTLEGNALKKAREAFEVTGMLSLADDTGLEVFYLAMKPGVYSARYAGENATYKDNCDKLRRAMTGVAPRRRKAQFRTVIAIVGKGIQRTVEGNVEGIIIEEPRGDQGFGYDPLFMPKGFSRTYAEMSIEEKNKLSHRARALEKAVEVLKQI, from the coding sequence GTGAAAAAGATTCTTCTAGCAACAAATAATCTCCATAAAGTTGAAGAGATCAAACATTTTTTTGCGTCGCTTCCCTTAGAAGTCCATTCACTCATTGATATTCCCAACGGTCCAAAGACAATTGAGGATGAATCGACGCTTGAAGGGAACGCATTGAAGAAAGCTCGCGAGGCTTTTGAAGTGACAGGAATGCTTTCGCTTGCCGACGATACCGGATTGGAAGTTTTTTATCTTGCCATGAAACCGGGAGTTTATTCTGCCCGTTATGCGGGGGAGAATGCAACGTATAAGGATAATTGCGACAAATTACGCCGAGCGATGACAGGTGTTGCACCGCGCAGACGAAAAGCCCAATTCCGCACTGTTATTGCAATCGTCGGTAAGGGAATTCAACGAACGGTGGAAGGAAATGTTGAAGGGATCATCATTGAAGAACCGCGCGGCGATCAGGGATTTGGTTATGATCCGCTCTTTATGCCAAAAGGATTTTCCAGAACGTATGCTGAGATGAGCATTGAAGAAAAAAATAAACTCAGTCATCGTGCACGCGCTTTGGAAAAAGCAGTAGAGGTGCTAAAACAAATTTAA
- a CDS encoding heavy metal-binding domain-containing protein — MLLTTTNTVEGRKALKYYGLVSGEAILGANIFKDLFAGIRDIVGGRSAAYEEELRHAKDIALDEMQQQARSLGANAIIGVDLDYETVGNGTMLMVSASGTAVTLE, encoded by the coding sequence ATGTTACTTACCACAACAAACACGGTTGAAGGGAGAAAAGCTCTTAAATATTATGGATTGGTCAGCGGCGAAGCGATTCTTGGTGCGAATATCTTCAAGGATTTGTTTGCCGGGATCCGCGATATTGTCGGCGGGCGTTCAGCTGCGTATGAGGAAGAGTTACGCCATGCAAAAGATATTGCGCTGGATGAAATGCAGCAACAGGCCCGTTCACTTGGAGCCAATGCTATTATTGGTGTTGATCTGGATTATGAAACTGTCGGGAATGGTACAATGCTGATGGTCAGTGCGAGCGGTACGGCTGTAACGTTGGAGTAA
- the dctP gene encoding TRAP transporter substrate-binding protein DctP, translating to MKKLFLIICVIVLTTIGYAQEYVIKFATLAPEGSTWINIMKEYDAAVKKESGGKLGFRIYPGGVAGDEKDVMRKIRLGQLNSAGITGFGIGEIAKSARVLDAPFLFKNHAEVDYIVSQFDAEFDKEFSNGGFVLLGWAEVGSVYIISKSPVSKISDLHNIKMWEWEGDPVADATFKTIGINPIQLSITDVVTSLQTGLITGAYASPLAIVSLQWNSATSHLMDYPLTNASGAVVISKRDFDKIPADLQQILVKHGKAFMRKLTEQSRKDNIKSLETLKKNKMTFNKPDANELKSYDEIGSKARRSLVGRLYSEDLLNRVEKALSDFRAKK from the coding sequence ATGAAAAAACTCTTTTTGATCATTTGCGTTATTGTATTAACCACAATTGGTTATGCGCAAGAATATGTTATTAAATTCGCCACGCTGGCACCGGAAGGAAGCACTTGGATCAACATCATGAAAGAATATGATGCTGCCGTGAAAAAAGAAAGCGGCGGCAAACTTGGATTTCGTATTTATCCCGGCGGAGTTGCCGGAGATGAAAAGGATGTGATGCGGAAGATCCGTCTTGGTCAATTAAACAGCGCAGGGATTACCGGATTCGGCATTGGTGAGATTGCAAAATCTGCCCGGGTGCTTGATGCGCCATTCTTGTTTAAGAATCATGCAGAAGTCGACTATATTGTGTCACAATTCGACGCGGAGTTCGATAAAGAATTTTCAAACGGCGGATTTGTTCTTCTTGGCTGGGCAGAGGTCGGTTCAGTCTATATCATTTCTAAATCACCCGTTTCCAAGATCAGTGATCTTCATAATATTAAAATGTGGGAATGGGAAGGTGATCCCGTAGCCGATGCAACATTTAAGACTATTGGTATCAATCCGATACAGCTTTCCATTACCGATGTTGTCACTTCTCTTCAGACCGGATTAATCACCGGTGCATATGCGTCACCGTTAGCGATTGTTTCGTTGCAATGGAATTCCGCTACCAGTCATTTAATGGATTATCCGCTCACGAATGCTTCTGGTGCAGTAGTAATATCCAAACGTGATTTTGATAAGATTCCGGCAGATTTACAACAGATCCTGGTAAAGCATGGGAAAGCATTCATGCGTAAACTGACGGAACAGAGCCGAAAAGACAATATTAAATCATTGGAAACGCTGAAAAAGAATAAGATGACATTCAATAAACCGGATGCCAATGAATTAAAATCGTATGATGAGATTGGCAGCAAAGCGCGCCGTTCACTTGTCGGAAGGTTGTATTCCGAAGATCTGTTGAATCGTGTTGAAAAAGCTCTCTCAGATTTTAGAGCAAAAAAATAA
- a CDS encoding TRAP transporter large permease subunit, with protein sequence MSIILIILGLILLVLIGTPLFTIIGAISMYGFSQEGIDTAAVIIELYRLAGQPVLLAIPLFTVAGYFLAESKAPLRIVALAQALIGWMPGGLAIVVLISCAVFTAFTGGSGVTIVALGGLVFPILISEKYSEKFALGLVTTSGSLGLLFPPSLPIILYGTFAEVSVDALFKAGIVPGVILMLVVAIYSIQQGSKSHVPRHPFDAKKAWKAIRGIAWEIPLPFFIIFGIYGGLFTATEAAAVTAFYVFVVEVFIYKDLKFFTDVPRVMKESMVLVGAIIMILGCAMGLTNYLIDQQVPQKLFEYISQVVTSKIFFLLILNVFLLIIGMMMEIFSAIVVVPLIVPVARQYGIDPIHLGIIFLANLEIAYLMPPIGLNLFMASFRFKRSIGQVAIATLPFIFVLFIALILITYVPELSLWLVQ encoded by the coding sequence ATGTCGATCATTCTCATCATTCTCGGACTTATTCTTCTCGTTCTTATCGGTACGCCCCTCTTCACAATCATCGGTGCCATCTCCATGTATGGATTTTCCCAAGAGGGGATTGATACTGCTGCGGTCATCATTGAATTGTACCGTCTTGCCGGTCAACCGGTTCTGCTTGCCATTCCTTTATTTACAGTAGCCGGATATTTTCTTGCCGAAAGCAAAGCTCCTCTGCGCATTGTTGCGCTGGCACAGGCGCTCATCGGGTGGATGCCGGGCGGTCTTGCAATTGTTGTGTTGATCAGCTGCGCGGTTTTTACGGCATTTACAGGCGGTTCGGGCGTAACGATTGTGGCGCTTGGTGGATTGGTCTTTCCTATTCTGATCTCGGAAAAGTATTCTGAAAAATTTGCACTCGGTCTTGTCACAACGTCCGGCAGTTTGGGACTTTTGTTCCCGCCATCATTGCCGATTATTCTTTACGGAACATTCGCCGAGGTCTCCGTTGACGCATTGTTCAAAGCGGGGATTGTTCCAGGCGTCATTCTGATGTTGGTGGTTGCAATCTACAGCATTCAGCAGGGAAGCAAATCGCATGTGCCTCGCCATCCGTTTGATGCCAAAAAAGCGTGGAAGGCAATTAGAGGAATAGCGTGGGAGATACCGCTCCCATTCTTCATCATTTTTGGTATTTACGGCGGATTGTTCACGGCAACGGAAGCGGCGGCTGTGACGGCGTTCTATGTGTTTGTTGTTGAAGTGTTCATTTATAAGGATCTGAAGTTTTTCACCGATGTTCCTCGCGTCATGAAAGAAAGTATGGTCTTGGTCGGTGCCATCATTATGATTCTTGGCTGTGCGATGGGATTAACGAATTATCTGATCGATCAACAGGTTCCGCAAAAACTATTTGAATATATCAGTCAGGTTGTCACCAGCAAAATATTCTTTCTGCTGATCCTGAATGTTTTTCTCCTCATTATCGGAATGATGATGGAGATTTTTTCTGCCATCGTTGTTGTTCCACTTATTGTTCCCGTAGCACGACAATATGGTATCGATCCGATCCATCTTGGGATTATCTTTCTGGCAAATCTTGAGATCGCCTATCTTATGCCGCCGATAGGACTGAATCTCTTTATGGCAAGCTTCCGTTTTAAACGGTCAATCGGACAAGTAGCGATTGCAACACTTCCATTTATTTTTGTTCTTTTCATTGCCCTGATTTTAATAACATACGTTCCGGAATTGAGTTTGTGGCTGGTGCAATAG